A genomic window from Pelagicoccus albus includes:
- a CDS encoding LysM peptidoglycan-binding domain-containing protein, which produces MDNLSSSDLDSPSKTPLFIAIAAVILALVSLWMGWMGLSRATLLEAEIKRLEEAASDDSGLEEAVQANKDRLEQLSTSVNGFSKNVNKALKEASDDLAKTRSDVRRVAMDAGMAKKMVEELEEKGVQVSVVPTASSSPARSAEPVAKAPDAAPGKSGVYTIKSGDTLGKIAAAYKISLSQLQEANPGIDPRRLRIGQQLVVPAP; this is translated from the coding sequence ATGGATAACTTATCTTCTTCAGATCTAGACTCACCTTCTAAAACCCCCCTCTTCATTGCGATCGCGGCTGTAATCTTGGCCCTCGTTTCCCTTTGGATGGGCTGGATGGGGCTTTCTCGTGCAACATTGCTGGAGGCGGAGATAAAGAGGCTTGAAGAAGCGGCGAGTGACGACAGTGGCCTCGAGGAGGCGGTTCAGGCTAACAAGGATCGCTTGGAACAGCTCTCAACGAGTGTGAATGGCTTCTCGAAAAACGTGAACAAGGCACTCAAGGAGGCGAGCGACGATCTGGCGAAGACTCGCTCTGATGTTCGTCGGGTGGCCATGGATGCTGGAATGGCTAAGAAAATGGTCGAGGAGCTGGAGGAGAAAGGGGTGCAGGTTTCCGTTGTTCCGACGGCGTCCTCAAGCCCTGCAAGATCGGCGGAGCCGGTGGCGAAAGCTCCCGATGCGGCACCAGGAAAATCTGGCGTCTACACCATCAAAAGTGGAGACACCCTCGGCAAGATCGCAGCTGCCTACAAAATAAGCCTCAGCCAACTGCAAGAGGCCAATCCGGGCATTGACCCGCGACGCCTGCGCATTGGGCAGCAATTGGTCGTTCCTGCGCCGTAG
- a CDS encoding NUDIX hydrolase yields the protein MDDFEPAEAEAGGETKIHPWDVLSESELVSCPIFDLVSRRLRHPVRGSEGDFYVIKTRDWVNVIPVTPDYQIVMVRQYRFGIEDMSWEIPGGIIDGGEDPVEAGARELEEETGYVARACHYIGSVAANPAILDNNSHFVWAEAVELRSSLSWDEHEEMEVRLFPIDEVYAMAHRGEIRHSLVVAALFQFYPEWEKIKARRR from the coding sequence ATGGACGATTTCGAACCCGCAGAAGCCGAGGCCGGAGGCGAGACTAAGATCCACCCTTGGGATGTCCTCAGCGAGAGTGAGTTAGTTAGCTGTCCTATTTTTGACCTTGTCTCGCGTCGCTTGAGGCACCCCGTTCGCGGCTCGGAGGGAGATTTCTACGTTATCAAAACGAGGGATTGGGTTAATGTGATTCCGGTCACGCCGGATTACCAGATCGTGATGGTGAGGCAGTATCGCTTTGGCATCGAAGACATGTCTTGGGAGATTCCTGGAGGCATAATCGATGGAGGCGAGGACCCTGTTGAGGCCGGCGCCCGAGAGCTAGAGGAAGAGACGGGTTATGTCGCTCGAGCGTGTCACTACATTGGGAGCGTGGCTGCCAATCCAGCCATCCTCGATAACAACAGTCATTTTGTTTGGGCGGAAGCGGTTGAGCTGCGATCCAGTCTAAGCTGGGACGAGCATGAAGAGATGGAGGTAAGGCTATTCCCGATCGACGAGGTCTATGCCATGGCTCATCGAGGTGAGATCCGGCACTCGCTGGTGGTGGCGGCCTTGTTTCAGTTTTATCCGGAGTGGGAGAAGATCAAAGCGAGACGTCGCTGA
- a CDS encoding DUF5060 domain-containing protein, protein MEKYFYELEFAVSESLGNPYLENEFWVELSSEDGRVIRRPGFWDGGVCWRVRLPLEKTVQFWKYRTHCVGTLAEELDVQFGEIEVPKYAGSVGLLEHGLLRMSADKRQVVHADGTPFFMVADTPWALPFRGTEESVVEYALNRRERGFNAALLMAVQPDRDVEGPDSRHESGGFARGFRDLNRGHLNELSPAYFQDLDVYVGILLENGIVPVFSPVFQGFGWKGKKSMGARADASEYLRFVKYLIARYGAGPAMWLANADSSARSHIVEPAGETFEAWDAYGQPTGIHYSPFDDEPADWTDDPVHGFHYNRIHQDKSWLDFQWAQTGHGGIHKPEKVAAMWQNLPAKAVSNGEPTYERMGDPARATGWWQGHEAWLNFVHGGTMGVVYGAGGLWNWKLTPDEEGWVEWADTEASWKQAIQFEGSRFVGFLGKAMEGLDALGWSPMGEVGEGIFLIGIPGEVYLLYFSKGGSADISDLAAGMSYRWFDPVSGVSVERGILKKSSGISHAPSHAPWVLILEA, encoded by the coding sequence ATGGAAAAATACTTTTATGAGTTGGAATTCGCCGTTTCTGAATCTCTTGGAAATCCCTACCTAGAAAATGAGTTTTGGGTGGAGCTTTCCAGTGAGGACGGGCGGGTCATTCGTCGGCCAGGTTTTTGGGACGGTGGCGTTTGTTGGAGAGTTCGATTGCCGTTGGAGAAAACTGTTCAGTTTTGGAAGTACCGTACTCATTGTGTGGGTACATTGGCGGAAGAGCTTGATGTGCAATTTGGAGAAATTGAGGTTCCGAAGTACGCCGGATCCGTCGGTTTGTTAGAGCATGGCTTGTTGCGTATGTCGGCAGACAAACGGCAAGTAGTCCATGCGGATGGTACCCCCTTTTTCATGGTGGCGGACACTCCTTGGGCTTTACCTTTCCGCGGAACGGAAGAGTCGGTAGTTGAGTATGCGCTCAACCGGCGAGAGCGAGGATTCAATGCTGCTTTGCTGATGGCGGTACAGCCTGACCGCGATGTAGAAGGGCCGGATAGTCGACACGAATCAGGTGGATTTGCTCGCGGTTTTAGAGATTTGAATCGGGGTCATTTGAATGAGTTGAGTCCGGCTTATTTTCAAGATTTGGATGTATACGTTGGTATCTTGCTTGAGAACGGTATCGTACCAGTCTTCAGCCCTGTGTTTCAGGGCTTCGGTTGGAAGGGAAAAAAGTCTATGGGAGCTCGCGCTGATGCAAGTGAGTACCTTCGCTTCGTTAAGTATTTGATAGCTCGATACGGAGCAGGTCCTGCGATGTGGTTGGCGAATGCGGATTCCTCTGCTCGATCGCATATAGTCGAGCCGGCGGGTGAGACATTCGAAGCTTGGGACGCGTATGGACAGCCAACTGGGATTCACTACAGCCCTTTCGATGATGAACCTGCGGACTGGACTGACGACCCCGTACACGGCTTCCACTACAACCGAATACATCAAGACAAGTCGTGGCTTGATTTTCAATGGGCTCAGACCGGTCATGGAGGAATCCATAAACCTGAAAAGGTAGCGGCAATGTGGCAGAACCTGCCCGCGAAAGCGGTGAGCAACGGTGAGCCAACCTACGAGCGGATGGGTGATCCGGCACGCGCGACCGGATGGTGGCAAGGTCACGAAGCATGGCTAAACTTTGTCCACGGCGGAACGATGGGGGTGGTGTACGGCGCGGGTGGCTTGTGGAATTGGAAGCTTACGCCAGATGAAGAGGGTTGGGTTGAATGGGCCGATACAGAGGCTTCTTGGAAACAAGCGATCCAGTTCGAGGGGAGTCGCTTCGTTGGCTTTCTTGGAAAAGCAATGGAGGGTCTAGACGCGCTTGGTTGGTCCCCGATGGGTGAGGTCGGGGAGGGAATCTTTCTCATTGGCATCCCCGGGGAGGTCTACCTTTTGTACTTTTCTAAAGGAGGTTCGGCGGACATTAGCGATTTAGCAGCGGGTATGAGTTATCGCTGGTTTGATCCCGTTTCCGGCGTATCCGTAGAGCGGGGAATTCTTAAAAAGAGCTCTGGCATCTCCCACGCGCCTTCGCATGCCCCTTGGGTTTTGATTCTGGAGGCTTAG
- a CDS encoding PAS domain-containing sensor histidine kinase has translation MSIPKPATNENNPFLWQKVLDTIPDPFFAQDSDGAIIAANDSAAKLFGVDRVAQLIGNSSFPYLVPELRALVERTEPVESLGEADSSQSSEIAVQFPDGTRTFEFKQNRLIDDTGNMIGTATLAKDITKNVEDKLQIELEREQLKTLIDNIPDPVFFKDTESRYLNGNAMFATCLRANSIEDVVGKTDFDFFDYDLARSFREDEKKIMESGVGVTQEEINISPDDKVRDYQTTKTPIFGSDSDSPIGLVGIARDITELKTAREELRTRATELSKTLDKLKYAQSQLVQSEKMASLGVLTAGIAHEINNPINFVYAGVHSIAKDFEDVRAVFKKTEQLPEAENPKLAIEELDQLKKEVGFHEAFTAIDETLVDIRLGAKRITEIVSGLSKFSRLGQESWDVTNLHEDIEGVLVLLKNKTKNNIRIERDFDPNLPALVCFPSKLNQALMNLISNAIDAIDDGPGKGCIRITTQAKEKTVVVSIADDGMGMEDNVKAKVFDPFFTTKRVGKGTGLGLAITYSIIQDHGGRISLESESGKGSVFTLEIPIEQNTEESQNSKPL, from the coding sequence ATGTCCATCCCCAAGCCTGCGACAAATGAGAACAATCCATTCCTGTGGCAGAAGGTCTTGGATACTATTCCTGACCCATTTTTCGCTCAAGATAGCGATGGCGCTATAATCGCAGCCAACGATTCGGCAGCCAAATTGTTCGGTGTCGATCGCGTCGCCCAACTAATCGGGAACTCCAGCTTTCCCTACCTAGTGCCAGAACTGAGGGCTTTAGTAGAGCGGACCGAACCCGTCGAGAGCCTTGGCGAAGCGGACTCTTCACAATCCTCAGAAATCGCAGTCCAGTTCCCAGATGGGACGAGAACCTTCGAATTCAAGCAGAACCGCCTCATCGATGACACTGGAAATATGATCGGCACGGCTACACTCGCCAAAGATATTACCAAAAATGTTGAGGACAAACTTCAGATAGAGCTGGAGCGAGAACAGCTGAAAACCCTGATCGACAATATCCCTGACCCAGTATTTTTTAAGGATACCGAAAGCCGATACCTCAACGGAAACGCCATGTTTGCCACCTGCTTGCGTGCGAACTCTATAGAAGATGTAGTAGGCAAGACAGACTTCGACTTTTTCGACTACGACTTGGCCCGATCTTTCCGTGAAGACGAAAAAAAGATCATGGAAAGCGGTGTGGGCGTCACCCAAGAAGAAATAAATATCTCCCCTGATGACAAAGTCCGGGACTACCAGACGACCAAAACCCCTATATTCGGGTCCGACTCGGACAGCCCAATCGGACTGGTAGGGATAGCTCGCGACATCACCGAGCTCAAAACTGCGCGCGAAGAACTAAGAACGCGAGCGACCGAGCTGAGTAAAACACTGGATAAACTCAAATACGCTCAAAGCCAACTTGTCCAATCAGAGAAGATGGCATCTCTGGGCGTCCTGACCGCAGGCATTGCACACGAAATAAACAACCCGATCAACTTCGTCTACGCCGGCGTCCACAGCATCGCCAAGGACTTTGAGGACGTCAGAGCTGTATTCAAAAAAACAGAACAACTACCCGAAGCCGAAAATCCGAAACTCGCCATCGAAGAGCTGGATCAGCTGAAAAAGGAAGTCGGCTTTCATGAGGCCTTCACCGCTATCGACGAAACCTTGGTTGATATAAGATTAGGAGCCAAGCGCATCACAGAAATCGTTTCCGGCTTGAGCAAATTCTCCCGTCTAGGACAAGAGTCTTGGGATGTCACTAACCTGCATGAGGACATCGAAGGCGTTCTCGTGCTCCTCAAGAATAAGACCAAAAACAACATAAGGATCGAGCGCGACTTCGACCCGAACCTGCCGGCCTTAGTGTGCTTCCCAAGCAAGCTAAACCAAGCATTGATGAATTTGATCAGCAATGCCATTGACGCCATCGATGACGGGCCGGGAAAAGGATGTATTCGAATCACCACCCAAGCCAAGGAGAAGACCGTTGTAGTCTCGATTGCTGATGATGGAATGGGTATGGAAGATAACGTAAAAGCCAAAGTCTTCGACCCTTTCTTTACTACTAAGCGCGTCGGCAAAGGGACTGGACTCGGTCTAGCGATCACATACTCGATCATCCAAGATCACGGAGGGAGAATCTCTCTTGAAAGCGAATCCGGTAAAGGGAGCGTATTCACTCTTGAAATACCTATTGAGCAAAATACAGAAGAAAGCCAGAATTCAAAACCGCTATGA
- a CDS encoding succinate dehydrogenase cytochrome b subunit: MNILNALFKTSLGKKVIMAVTGLVLVGFVFGHLVGNMQIFSPPEKINAYAHLLQSLGPALWLIRGFLLLMVGLHIWSAVALVLENKAARGPEGYAGQKTLKASYASRTMRYSGLIVFAFIVYHILHFTTKTAYGPELFMVDLHGEMVPDVHTMMVLGFQNVGVSIFYLVAIALLSLHLSHGISSMFQSVGFRTRSWGGCLNKISILLCIVYFLGNAAIVGSVLTGYVKVQNPAVQAALAAECEDDCQDCETHLVANN; encoded by the coding sequence ATGAATATTCTCAACGCCCTCTTCAAAACCTCGCTGGGGAAGAAAGTGATCATGGCGGTCACCGGACTCGTCCTTGTCGGGTTCGTGTTTGGCCATTTGGTCGGCAATATGCAGATCTTCTCCCCGCCGGAGAAAATCAACGCCTACGCGCACTTGCTGCAGTCGCTAGGCCCAGCCCTCTGGCTGATCCGAGGCTTCTTGCTTCTCATGGTCGGCCTCCACATTTGGTCAGCGGTTGCTCTCGTTCTAGAGAACAAGGCTGCTCGCGGACCGGAAGGTTACGCAGGCCAGAAGACGCTCAAGGCTTCCTACGCTTCTCGCACCATGCGTTACAGCGGCCTGATCGTTTTCGCCTTCATCGTTTACCATATCCTGCACTTCACGACCAAGACAGCTTACGGTCCTGAATTGTTTATGGTGGATTTGCACGGAGAGATGGTTCCAGACGTCCACACCATGATGGTGCTCGGTTTCCAAAACGTTGGGGTATCGATCTTCTATTTGGTAGCTATCGCGCTTCTCTCTCTCCACCTCAGCCACGGCATCTCCAGCATGTTCCAGTCGGTTGGCTTTCGTACCCGCTCTTGGGGAGGTTGCCTGAACAAGATTTCGATCTTGCTCTGCATCGTCTACTTCCTCGGCAATGCGGCGATCGTCGGATCAGTGCTTACTGGATACGTCAAGGTTCAGAATCCTGCGGTTCAAGCTGCTCTAGCGGCTGAGTGCGAGGACGACTGCCAAGACTGTGAAACTCATCTTGTGGCTAACAACTAG
- a CDS encoding response regulator — translation MMPPTLRQTAKDRYTILYVDDEQSNLRIFKNTFRRDFNILLASDPHAAVEILKSNRVDLLITDQMMPDMSGVELLKEIKDLYPDVPPSRVMLSGYAQPDDINLAFEEYKLYKFLSKPWEEKVLKSLIIEAIESANG, via the coding sequence ATGATGCCCCCGACATTGCGACAAACTGCGAAAGATCGCTACACCATCTTATACGTAGACGATGAACAATCGAACCTGCGTATATTTAAAAATACTTTTCGCCGAGATTTTAACATCCTCCTCGCTAGCGATCCGCACGCTGCAGTCGAAATCCTGAAAAGCAACCGAGTCGACCTGCTCATCACAGACCAGATGATGCCCGATATGTCTGGGGTCGAACTTCTCAAAGAAATAAAGGACCTATACCCGGACGTGCCGCCCAGCCGCGTCATGCTATCTGGATACGCACAGCCAGATGACATCAACCTCGCCTTCGAAGAATACAAACTGTACAAATTCCTCTCTAAGCCATGGGAGGAAAAAGTACTTAAGAGCCTGATAATTGAGGCCATCGAATCCGCCAATGGATAA
- a CDS encoding hybrid sensor histidine kinase/response regulator, producing the protein MDKEFTILYVDDERGNLNAFRNSFRRDYNVLLADNAHEGLNLFEKREIDLVISDQRMPGMTGVEFLTKALEKHPDPCRILVTAYSDIDAAQDAVNQASVFRYIRKPWDTENLRKTIEQALSLYKLKRQNQKLSDELLQKNKALEKANQELRESDQLKYDFLKIISHEMRTPLNGLKGATQLLKMSTQHNEGSSETEFISILESSSERLEQFMLIAERISSLRAKLYSPQLQETELASLLSCIAEELEPELKSMSQGITYQLEAENQTFADLELINICLREILLNASQHSPQGTRILVATHSDPNYLHLEISDQGEGFSEEVLKNVFKIFVKGRDDVNSYRDHTLGLNLALTKLVMDLHKGVAEAFNNADGGATVRLSFRHDLESLVEGHDLDNDRLSDVSL; encoded by the coding sequence ATGGATAAGGAATTCACCATTCTCTACGTCGATGACGAGAGAGGGAATCTGAATGCTTTCAGAAACTCCTTCCGTCGCGACTATAATGTTCTTCTCGCCGACAACGCCCATGAGGGGCTGAACCTCTTCGAAAAACGGGAAATCGACCTAGTCATATCCGACCAGCGCATGCCAGGTATGACCGGTGTAGAGTTTCTAACCAAGGCACTCGAAAAGCACCCGGACCCCTGCCGCATTCTCGTCACCGCTTACTCTGACATAGATGCCGCCCAGGACGCCGTAAACCAAGCGTCCGTATTCAGGTATATTCGCAAGCCTTGGGATACCGAAAACCTGCGAAAAACTATCGAGCAAGCGCTCAGTCTCTACAAACTCAAGAGACAAAATCAGAAGCTAAGTGACGAGCTGCTGCAGAAAAACAAAGCCCTGGAAAAGGCGAACCAAGAACTCCGGGAGAGCGATCAGCTGAAATACGACTTCCTGAAAATAATCAGCCACGAAATGCGGACCCCTCTCAACGGCCTAAAAGGGGCAACTCAACTTCTCAAGATGAGCACCCAGCACAATGAGGGGTCCAGCGAGACAGAGTTCATCTCCATTCTTGAGAGTTCCAGCGAACGCCTAGAGCAGTTCATGCTGATCGCAGAGAGAATCTCCAGTTTGCGAGCCAAACTATACTCACCTCAGCTACAAGAAACGGAACTCGCCAGCCTACTCAGCTGCATAGCAGAAGAACTAGAGCCCGAACTCAAATCGATGAGCCAGGGCATCACTTATCAGCTCGAAGCGGAAAACCAAACCTTCGCAGACTTGGAGCTGATAAACATTTGCCTTCGCGAAATTCTGCTCAACGCCTCTCAGCATTCCCCCCAAGGAACGAGAATCCTAGTCGCCACTCACTCAGACCCCAATTACCTCCATCTCGAAATCAGCGACCAAGGAGAAGGCTTTTCCGAGGAAGTGTTAAAAAACGTTTTCAAGATATTCGTTAAGGGAAGGGACGACGTAAACTCCTATCGGGACCACACCCTCGGGCTGAACCTAGCCCTGACTAAACTAGTGATGGACCTACACAAAGGCGTAGCGGAAGCCTTTAACAACGCAGACGGAGGAGCGACGGTTCGCCTCTCTTTTAGGCACGATCTCGAAAGCTTGGTCGAAGGGCACGATCTGGACAACGACCGGCTCAGCGACGTCTCGCTTTGA
- a CDS encoding fumarate reductase/succinate dehydrogenase flavoprotein subunit, which produces MKLDSKIPSGPLEKKWEKHIMEGKLVNPANKRKYEIIIVGSGLAGASAAATLGELGYRVKCFTFHDSPRRAHSIAAQGGINAAKNYQNDGDSVYRLFYDTIKGGDFRAREANVYRLAQVSASIIDQCVAQGVPFAREYGGLLDNRSFGGAQVSRTFYARGQTGQQLLLGAYSALNCQIAAGNVTMYNDQEMLELVKINGEAKGIITRNTITGKIERHSAHAVVLGTGGYGNVFYLSTNAQNSNATAAWRAYKKGATFANPCYTQIHPTCIPVSGDNQSKLTLMSESLRNDGRIWAPKKQGDKRPASQIPEDERDYYLERKYPSFGNLAPRDISSRAAKEACDDGRGVGETGLGVYLDFSDAIKRLGEDTIRARYGNLFDIYKEITDESAYEVPMRIFPAVHYTMGGLWVDYNLMSNVPGLFVMGEANFSDHGANRLGASALMQGLADGYFVLPYTIPHYLADVPRTEAPSIDAPEFVEAEQDVISRTQKLLDNNGKQTVRSFHKRLGKIMWEYCGMARNKEGLEKALKLIPELREEFHADVRVPGTANSLNQSLEVAGRVADFLELGELMCRDALAREESCGGHFREEHQTDDGEALRDDENFNHVAAWEFKGVDAEPTRHREALEYESVKMATRSYK; this is translated from the coding sequence ATGAAATTAGATTCTAAGATACCATCCGGCCCGCTCGAAAAGAAGTGGGAGAAACACATAATGGAGGGCAAGCTCGTCAATCCCGCCAACAAGCGGAAGTACGAGATCATCATCGTCGGTTCCGGTTTGGCTGGAGCTTCGGCGGCGGCGACCCTTGGCGAACTCGGCTACCGGGTAAAGTGCTTCACTTTCCACGACAGCCCGCGTCGCGCCCACTCGATCGCAGCTCAAGGCGGTATCAACGCTGCCAAGAACTACCAGAACGACGGTGACAGCGTGTATCGCCTTTTCTACGACACGATCAAGGGAGGTGACTTCCGCGCTCGTGAAGCGAACGTTTATCGTCTCGCCCAAGTTAGCGCTAGCATCATCGACCAATGTGTCGCTCAGGGTGTACCTTTCGCTCGCGAATACGGCGGCCTTTTGGACAACCGCTCTTTCGGTGGAGCTCAGGTCTCTCGTACCTTCTACGCTCGCGGCCAAACGGGGCAGCAGCTTCTGCTCGGAGCTTACTCAGCACTGAACTGCCAGATCGCTGCCGGCAACGTCACGATGTACAACGACCAGGAAATGCTGGAGTTGGTCAAGATCAACGGCGAAGCCAAGGGCATCATCACTCGCAATACTATTACAGGCAAGATCGAGCGTCACTCTGCTCATGCCGTGGTACTCGGTACTGGTGGTTACGGTAACGTCTTCTACCTCTCGACCAATGCTCAAAACTCCAATGCGACTGCCGCTTGGAGAGCGTACAAGAAGGGAGCAACCTTCGCGAATCCTTGTTACACTCAGATCCACCCGACTTGTATCCCAGTTTCTGGAGACAATCAGTCGAAGTTGACTCTGATGTCGGAATCGCTTCGTAACGACGGTCGTATCTGGGCTCCTAAGAAGCAAGGCGATAAGCGTCCTGCCTCTCAGATCCCTGAAGACGAGCGCGACTATTATCTAGAGCGCAAGTATCCAAGTTTTGGTAACCTCGCTCCACGTGACATTTCCTCCCGCGCCGCGAAGGAAGCTTGTGACGATGGACGCGGCGTCGGCGAAACTGGTCTTGGTGTTTACCTCGACTTCTCGGATGCCATCAAGCGTTTGGGCGAAGACACGATCCGTGCCCGTTATGGAAACCTCTTCGATATCTACAAGGAAATCACTGACGAAAGCGCGTACGAAGTTCCGATGCGTATCTTCCCTGCGGTCCACTATACGATGGGCGGCCTCTGGGTTGACTACAATTTGATGAGCAACGTCCCAGGCCTCTTCGTCATGGGTGAAGCGAACTTCTCCGACCACGGCGCGAACCGCCTCGGAGCTTCCGCTCTCATGCAAGGATTGGCCGATGGTTACTTCGTTCTTCCGTATACGATTCCTCACTACTTGGCGGACGTTCCAAGAACGGAAGCTCCTTCGATCGATGCTCCTGAATTCGTCGAAGCCGAACAAGACGTCATCAGCCGCACGCAGAAGCTGCTCGACAACAACGGAAAGCAAACCGTTCGCAGCTTCCACAAGCGTTTGGGCAAGATCATGTGGGAATACTGCGGTATGGCTCGCAACAAGGAAGGTCTGGAAAAAGCCCTCAAGCTCATCCCAGAACTCCGCGAAGAGTTCCACGCCGATGTACGCGTTCCCGGTACTGCCAACAGCCTCAATCAGTCGCTTGAAGTGGCGGGCCGCGTAGCGGACTTCCTCGAACTTGGCGAACTGATGTGTCGCGACGCCTTGGCTCGCGAAGAGTCTTGTGGCGGTCACTTCCGTGAGGAGCACCAGACCGATGATGGTGAAGCTCTTCGCGATGACGAAAACTTCAATCACGTAGCGGCTTGGGAATTTAAGGGTGTCGATGCGGAGCCGACCAGGCACCGTGAGGCGCTCGAATACGAGTCAGTCAAGATGGCTACCCGCAGCTACAAGTAA
- a CDS encoding DUF3500 domain-containing protein: MKTKSTKKIILSLSSAAVLVLIAIAAIWDENGGGGDLSSPPVQISIAEAFTVPAADAQTQAIVTAAKSFLALLDESQRQTVIFPFEDNAQRAKWSNFPHPYVTRRGIRRGDMSQEQLSALDNLLQQVMSGDGFRNIEYQLEADNASGNYDKQSNFSEANYFVSFLGAPSLNQPWMLQFGGHHLAINATVFGPDISFSPMLTGGEPLNITFKGEKIFITEAEVLAAQALLESLSDDQKTLAVRSNRKTRLLLGPGQHGVTPAPEGISGADLTPEQRSLFLKLISERLGFINQDDFFSKMKIVQAELEQTWFGWWGPQDQPGTAYYRITGPSLIIEYSPEGSSNSNDHAHNMYRDPSNDYGSSWISK; encoded by the coding sequence ATGAAAACCAAATCGACCAAAAAAATAATCCTATCGCTCTCCTCGGCCGCTGTACTAGTGCTGATCGCGATCGCTGCGATATGGGATGAAAATGGGGGCGGCGGCGACCTCTCCAGCCCTCCAGTACAAATTTCGATAGCAGAAGCGTTCACCGTACCTGCCGCGGACGCGCAGACCCAGGCTATCGTGACAGCAGCAAAATCCTTTCTCGCCCTGCTTGATGAAAGCCAACGCCAAACAGTAATCTTCCCCTTCGAGGACAACGCCCAACGAGCCAAATGGTCGAATTTCCCCCATCCTTACGTGACTCGACGGGGTATCCGACGCGGAGATATGAGCCAAGAACAGCTTAGTGCCTTGGACAATCTCCTTCAACAAGTCATGAGCGGCGACGGTTTTCGAAACATTGAGTACCAACTCGAAGCTGACAACGCGTCGGGCAACTACGACAAACAGTCGAACTTTAGCGAAGCCAACTACTTCGTATCCTTCCTCGGGGCACCGTCCCTCAACCAACCTTGGATGCTACAATTCGGCGGGCACCATCTAGCCATCAACGCGACCGTCTTCGGGCCTGACATTTCCTTTTCGCCAATGCTAACGGGCGGCGAGCCGTTGAACATAACCTTCAAAGGGGAAAAAATCTTCATCACCGAAGCAGAAGTCCTCGCCGCCCAAGCCCTTCTGGAAAGCCTCAGCGACGATCAAAAGACACTTGCCGTGCGCTCGAACCGAAAGACTCGCCTGTTGCTCGGCCCCGGACAACACGGAGTGACCCCCGCACCCGAAGGCATTTCAGGAGCCGACCTCACGCCTGAGCAAAGAAGCTTGTTTCTCAAACTGATCAGCGAACGCCTCGGCTTTATCAACCAAGACGACTTCTTCTCCAAAATGAAGATCGTTCAAGCCGAACTCGAACAGACTTGGTTCGGCTGGTGGGGCCCGCAAGACCAGCCCGGTACCGCTTACTATCGCATCACCGGCCCCTCGCTAATCATCGAATATTCCCCCGAGGGCAGTTCCAACTCAAACGATCACGCCCACAACATGTACCGCGACCCCAGCAACGACTACGGTTCCTCATGGATTTCCAAGTAA